ATTGGCCGTGTCGCCGCTGCTGACGAGGGTTGGCAACGAATGGGCGTCACTCGTGTGGAGCGCCGTGTGGCTGATGCCGCTGTTCGCGGTGGCGCTGGTGGACCTGGCCGGGACCGGGCGGAGGATCGCCTGGGCTCCAGTCCCGGGCGGAGAATACGGTCGCCTGCTGCGCACGTGCCTCATCACCGCCGTCGCGCTCGCGCTGCTGTACGCGGGCCTGCAGCCGATCAGACCTCGCGGGGTCGTGCTCGATCTGGCCTCTGCCGGGGTGGTGGCCTGGAGCGTGATCCTGCACCTGGTCGTGTTCACGGCGATCTTCGTGCTGCTCGCGCTCATCCGCGGGATCGCGTCGGCGTGTCGGCGCCCGGCCCTCGTGGAGTTCGTCCTGGCCTCGGCGGCCGGCATCAGTATCCTGGCCGCGATCATCGACAAGCTGATCCTCGCGTCGGTGTCGATGGCCGACGTGACGGGACATCTGCTCGGCCTGTGGGCTGCGATCGCCGTGGGCCTGACATTCGCTGGCTGGGCCGTGCGCCTGGCTCCTCCGGATGAACCGGTCGTGTCAGGGATTGGATTGGCCTTGCGCCCCATTAACGCGCTTGCCGGAACATCGCGCGTCGCCCGCGTGCTGATGGGTCTGATGTGGGTGGCGGCGGCCTACTGGCTGGCCGTGGCGACATCGGAGATGGACTGGAACTACCTGTTCCAGAAGCTCGGCGTCATCGCGATCGCGACCGTCGGGTTCGCCTGGGTCTATCGAAACGTCGGGAGCGCCCCGTGTTCGCGGCGCACGACGCCGACGCTTCTGCGAGGGGTGCCGATCGCGGCGGTGGCCATCTTCGCGGTGGTCATCGTGGTGCCTGCCTCCCTGGCCATGATTCATCTGCCGGCCGGCACCCACTCGTCGACTATTGAACGCTATGCGGCGTACGACGTGTCGTTCCGGATCGTTCACGATCTTACGGACCTCCAGCCGGCACCGTCGAACGGCGAGATGAGCGCGTTCTACGCGCTTTTGCGGCGGCACACGAACATCCCGCGCACGGTGACCATCGTCGCGCCAGATGTGGCCATGGTGCCGGCACTTCGGGCTCCGGTCGGCCGCACGCCACACGTGTTCTTCCTGGTGATCGACAGCCTGCGGCCAGACTATCTCTCGCCCTACAACGCCTCGGTGGCTTTCACCCCCGCCATTGGGAAGTTCGCGAGCGAGAGCACGGTCTTCCGCAACGCGTTCACCCGGTACGGCGCGACCGGCTTGTCCGAGCCGGCGCTGTGGACGGGCACCGCCGTGCCGCACCAGCAGTATCCGAACGAGTACTGGCGGATGAACTCGCTGCAGAAACTGCTGGAGGCCGGCCAGTACCAGGCGTTCGTCAGCAAGGACCATATTCTGCAGCGCCTCCTGGCGCCATGGCCGGGACTGACCGAACTGGACCAGGGTCTCAATGCCAGAGACTACGACGTGTGTCGGACGCTGACCGAACTGGGCGGCCGGATCACCGCGCGCAATCGCAACGACGGGCGGCCGCTGTTCGCGTACACGCAGCCGCAGAACGTCCACATCGCCGCCATCACGCGCGAAGGCGCGACCGTGCCGGCGGGGGAGCACTACCCGGGGTTCTACGCGCCGGTCGCGTCGCGCGTGCACCGTCTGGACGCCTGCTTCGGCGGGTTCCTCGACGTGCTGCGCCGCGAGAAGGTCTACGACGACAGCATCATCATCCTGACGTCGGACCATGGAGAATCGATTGGCGAAGAGGGGCGGTGGGGGCATGCCTACACGCTCTTTCCGGAAGTCCTGAAGGTCCCGATGATCGTGCATCTGCCGGCGTGGATGCGCGGCGCCTCCGCGGACCCGAACCTCATCGCCTTCACGGTGGACCTGACGCCCACGCTCTACTATCTGCTCGGCCAGCGACCGGTTGCGAACAACCCGCTGTTCGGTCGCCCGCTCTTCACGGACCGCCCGGATGAGGTCACGCCGTACCTACGGAGTCAGTACGTCGTGGCATCGAGCTACGGGCCGGTGTACGCCGCGATCTCCGACGCGGGACGGTCGCTCTATATCGCGGATGGCGTGTCGAACCGGGACTACGCGTTCGATCTGACGACGGGGCCAGGAGGCACGAGCCACGACGTGACCGACGCGGTCCGCACCGCGGGCGTCAAGGCCATTCGCGAGATGATCGGCAACATGGATCGATTCTCACCGCCTCTGCGCGATCGTCAGTGATTCAGCTGGAGAGCCGTCCACGTGAAGATCGGCGTCATCATCAATCCCGCGTCGGGCCCGGCGCGATCGCGTCAGCCGGCCGAGATCCTCGTCGAATGGACCCGGGCGATGCTTCGTCGTCACGGCGTCGATGGATCGATCGCCGTGATCCACGGACCCGGTGATGGCGAGCGACTCGCCCGGGAGGCCGTCGATCGCGGCGCTGAGCGCGTGATCGCGTGGGGCGGAGACGGGACGATCAATTCGGTCGCCACGGCCCTCGTCAAGACCCACGTGTCGCTCGGTATCATCCCGGCCGGGTCCGGCAATGGCCTCGCGCGCGAACTCGGAATTCCCTCCCGGCGAGCGTCGGCGATGGCGGTGGCGCTTGGTGACTGCAGTCGCGCGATCGATGCCGGCACACTGAACGGACACCTGTTCTTCAATGTCGCGGGGATCGGCTTTGACGCCCATGTCGCGCACGTGTTCGCACGCGCTGCCGGCCATAGACGGGGCGTCATGGCCTACACGGCGACCACCGTCCGCGAGTTGTTCCGCTACGTGCCGTCTCGTTACGTCGTGCGCGACGCCGATGGGCGCGTGACGCGGGAGGGCGGGGCGCTCTTCATTTCGATGGCGAACACCAGGCAGTGGGGCAGCGGCGCCCAGATCGCCCCGCAGGCCACGCCTGATGATGGCCATCTCGACCTCGTGCTGGTGGAGGCGCGGCCGCCGCTGCTGATTCTGGCGCAACTCTGGCGGCTCTACACCGGATCCGTACATCGGATCGGGGGAACGATGACGGCCCTCGTGCAGGACGTCTCGGTGACCGCCAGCCCCGCAGCCCCGGTCCACGTCGACGGCGAGCCGCTCGGGATGACAAGCGACATCACCGTGCGCGTCATCCCCGGTGCGCTGCTCGTTCGCGTGCCGGGGTAGAAGCGGGCACGGCGTCGATTCTCGACGCCGTGCCGAGAGGGTCGAAACGGGCAGGTCGGATGAGGCAAGCAGGTGCCGTGGAGCGAAGCACCACGGCACTGCAGCTCCCGCCAGCTGCGTGCTGCCGTATCTGCTACTGTGCAAGCGGGAGTCCTGATGTCGATAGAGGAGAAGAAGAAGGTGCGCTTCTCGAATGTGTGGGAAGAGGCGCGCGTGCTGGTCTGGGCCCATCGCTGGCGGCTCGCGCTCGGCCTGGGGCTGATGCTCATCAACCGCGTGGTGGGACTGGTGCTTCCCGCCACCTCCAAGTACCTCGTCGACGACGTCATCGGGAAGCACAACGCGGACTTGCTGCCGCTGCTCGCGCTCGCGGCGGCCGGCGCGACGGCAGTTCAGGCGGCGACCTCCTTCGCTCTGTCTCAGGTGCTCAGCGTGGCCGCGCAGCGGGCCATCACCGAGATGCGGAAGAACGTGCACGAGCACGTCATGCGGCTGCCGGTGGGCTTCTTCGATACTACGCAGACCGGGCAGTTGATCTCACGGATCATGACCGACGCCGAGGGGATCCGGAATCTGATTGGCACTGGGCTGGTCGAGCTGACGGGAGGATTCGTCACGGCCGGCCTCGCGCTCGGCGTGCTGTTCTACCTCAACTGGCGGCTGACGTCGGTGACGCTGGTCGTGCTGCTGATGTTCGGCGCACTGATGGCCGTGGCCTTCATGCGCCTGCGGCCGCTCTTCCGGGAACGCGGCCAGATCAACGCCGAGGTGACCGGGCGGCTCAACCAGGCCCTCGGCGGCGTGCGCGTCGTCAAGGCCTACGTGGCCGAGAAGCGCGAGGAACTGGTCTTTGCAAAGGGCGCACACCGGTTGTTGCGCAACGTGGCGAAGTCGATCACCGGCGTGTCGACCGTCAGCGCAGGGGCCACGGTGATTGTTGGCGTCATCGGCGTCGTCATGCTCGTCGTCGGGGGGCGCGCCATGATCGCCAACACGATGACGCTGGGCGACTTCCTGATGTACCTGCTGTTTACCGGCCTCACGGTGGCGCCGCTGGTGCAGATCGCGTCGATCAGTACCCAATTGAGCGAAGCGTTTGCGGGCCTCGATCGCATCCGCGAGATCAGGCGCATGGCGACCGAGGATCAGCAGGACCAGACCCGGGCGCCCATGCCGGACCTGGTCGGCGACGTGCGGTTCGAGGGAGTGGACTTCGAGTACACCGCCGGCGTGCCCGTGCTTAAAGGCGTGACGTTTCACGCGCCGGCCGGCACGACCACGGCGCTGGTGGGATCGAGCGGATCTGGCAAGAGCACACTGATCTCGCTCATCATGACGTTCGCCCGGCCGAAGGCGGGCCGTGTGCTGGTGGATGGCCACGACCTGGAGACGGTGAAGTTGCGCGACTACCGCGAACACCTCGGCATCGTGCTCCAGGACAACTTCCTGTTCGATGGCACGGTGGCGGACAACATCGCCTACGCCAGGCCCCATGCCTCACGTGAGCAGATCGAGGCGGTGAGCCGGCTCGCGCACTGCGACGAGTTCGTGCGGGGATTTCCGGAGAAGTACGACACGGTAGTGGGTGAGCGGGGCGTGCGGTTGTCCGGCGGCCAGCGGCAGCGCGTCGCCATCGCCAGGGCCCTGCTGGCCGAACCCACCATCCTGATCCTCGACGAGGCGACGTCGAGCCTCGACAGCGAGAGCGAAGCGATGATCCAGGATGGCCTTGCGCGCCTGCGCACGGGACGCACGACCTTCGTGATTGCCCATCGCCTGTCGACCATTCAGAGCGCCGACCAGATCCTGGTCCTCGAGGCGGGAGAGATCGTCGAGCGCGGCACCCACGAGAGCCTGCTGGCCATCAACGGCCGGTACCGGCAGCTGTACGACAAACAGTACAGGTTCGAACGCGACCGCTTCATCAATCCGGGCGAGGATTTCACGCCGGAGCCGCCGGCCCCGGAACCAGCCCAGCCCGTTCCCGGCGTGTCGATGCGGCCCGGCGCGCTGTAAATCCGTTGGGCCCGCCCGCCCTCGTCAGCCCCGCAACGTGGCGCCCAGTTCGGTCTGCAGCGCCCGGACGATGCGCTCGCGGATCTTCGCGGCGTCGACATCCGTCAATGTGCGGTCGGATGCCTGATAGGTCAGGCTGAGTGCCAGGCTCTTGTTCCCCGGGCCAACCTGTCCTCCGCGGTAGACGTCGAACAGCGCCATCCCCGAGAGCATCGGTCCTCCGGCCGCACGGACCACCGCGCAGACCTTTGCCGCAGGGATCTCGTCACTGACGATCACCGCGATATCTTCGCGCACGGGAGGGAACGTCGGCACGGCCCTCGACGCATGTCGATCGGTGACGTCGGCCGTCAGCGTCGCCAGATCCAGTTCGGCGATCAGGACGCGCTGGCCGGTGATGCCGAAGCGCCCGGCGACCGCCGGGTGCAGTTCGCCGAAATGACCCGCCGGCTCGGCGCCGATGAGCAGCTTCGCCGACCGGCCTGGAATCAGCGACGGATGCGCAGCCGGCTCGACGCTGATGGCCGGGACCTGCATCGCCTGGGCGAGGCCCTCGATGACGCCCTTCAGATCGTAGAAATCCATCGGCTCCCGATCCGCGCCTTGCCAGCCTGGCATCGCGCGCGGGCCGGCCAGCAGCATCGCGATGCGCACCGGTTCCTCAGGCAGCACACGATCCGGGCGTGAGAGGAAGACCGGGCCGACTTCGAAGAACGCGAGCCGATCGGCGTGCCGGGCGTTGGCCGCGGCGATCTCCAGCAATCCCGACAGCAGCGTCCGTCTCATCACGACCCGATCGACGACGATCGGATTGGCGAGCCGAACATACGGAGGCTCCTCGCCCGGCTCAGAGTTGGCCGCCAGTCTGGCCTCGCGTTCGGGTGATGTCAGGCTGTACGTCACGATCTCCTGAAGCCCAAGGCTGACCAGCAGATCGCGCACGCGCTCTTCGATGATCAGTTCGCGATTGGGATGGGGCGGCGGGATTACCTCGGCGAGCATCGTGTTCGGGATCCGCTCGTACCCATAGATGCGGGCCAACTCCTCGACAATGTCCGCCTGGCCGGTGATGCCCTGACCGATGTCCAGCCGATGTTCCGGGGCGGTTGCGCGAACCGTGCCCTCGACGACCTCGCAACGGAACTCGAGCGCACCGAGGATCCGCACGATCTGGTCAATCTCCATCCTCACGCCGAGCTGCCGCTCCACGTCGGCCGGCGTAATCGCGACGACGGGCGGGTCCACCTTGCCCGGGTACCGATCGACGAGGCCCGCAGCAACGCTCCCGCCAGCCCACTCACGCATCAGCCCCAGCGCGCGGTTCACGCCCCACTCCGCGAGCGCCGCGTGCACGCCCCGCGAAAACCGGTACGAAGCCTCAGACGGCAGGCCCTGTGCCTTGACGGTCTTCCGGATGTTGATGAAATCCCAGGCGGCGCCTTCGAGCAGGATGTTCGTGCTCGATGCCGAGATCTCCGATTCGGCGCCCCCCATCACCCCAGCCAGCGAGAGCGGGCCGGCGGCATCGCACACGAGTACGGCATCCTGGTCGAGGGTGCGCCCGACATGGTCGAGCGTCGTGAGTGTCTCACCGGGCGCCGCCCGCCGTGTGATGATGGTCGGGCGCGTGTCGCCCGCGCGCTTCCGGATCACGTCCCAGTCGAACGCGTGCAGCGGCTCGCCCAGTTCGAACATCACATAGTTGGTCGCGTCGACGATGTTGTTGATGGGGCGCGTGCCAGCCAGACGCAGCCGGCGTTGGACCCGGTACGGGCTTGGTGCGATCGCTACGCCCTCGATTAGTCCCAGCGCGAACCGAGGATTGAGCGCGGCATCCCGGATCTCGACGTCTACGCGCCCCGCCAGCGGAGCGCCCGTCGCGGCGACGGTCGTCGCCGGCGTGATGAGCGGGACATCCGTCAAGGCGGCGATCTCGCGCGCGATGCCGACGATGCAGGCGTTGCGCGCCATGTTTGGATTGATCTTCACCGTGAAGACCACGTCGCCCATGTACGCGGCCGCTGGCATCCCCACCGGGGCATCCGCGTCCAGCACGATAATCCCGTCGTGTTCGTCCGAGATCCCCAGTTCCTTCTCGGAGCACACCATCGACTTCGATTCGACGCCCCGGATCTTGGCGCGCTTGAGCGTCATCACTTCGCGGCCGGGCTTGTGGCCGTCGTAGAGGACCGCGCCCTCACGGGCGTACACGACCTTCATCGGCGTTGCGAGCGGCCCGGTGCCCTTGAGCGGGAACAGGTTCGGCGCGCCCGTGAGTACGATCTGCTCGGTCCCGGTGCCGTCATCGACGCGCAGGAGCGTGAGCCGATCGGCGTTCGGATGCGGCATCACCTCGAGGACCTGGGCAATGACTATCGTGGCGGGGTTCCAGGCGATCCCCACCGCCGGGGGCCCGGACCGCCCGGTGGCTGGCAGGCCCGCGATCGGCCGCTGCTCGGGCGCCAGGCCGACGTACTCGATTTCCTCCACCTCGAGCCCGGCAAAGGTCAGGCGGGAGGCCAGCTCGTCTGGCGTATCGACGATAGCGACGTAGTCTCGCAGCCAGGTCAGAGGGACTCGCATCTCAGAATTGCTCCAGGAAGCGCAGGTCGTTCGCGAAGAAGTACCGGATGTCCTCGATCTTGTGCATCAGCATCGTGATGCGCTGAGGGCCCATCCCGAAGGCGAACCCCGAGAACTCGCGCGGGTCGTAGCCGCCGTTTTCCAGCACCACCGGGTGGACCATGCCGCAGCCGAGGATCTCGAGCCACCCGCTCTGCTTGCAGACCGGGCAGCCGGCCCCGTCGCACACGAAGCACTCGACGTCCATTTCCGCAGACGGCTCGGTGAACGGAAAGTGATCGGACCGGAAACGCGTCCGGACAGCGGTGCCGAAGAGCGTGTGAGCGAAGGCCGTGAGCGTGCCCTTGAGGTCCGCCATCGTTATGTGGCGGCCGATGGCCAGTCCCTCGATCTGATAAAACTGGATCTCGCTGCGGGCCGTGATCTGCTCGTAGCGGTAGCACATGCCCGGCAGGATCACCCGAATCGGCTCCGGGGCCCGTTCGCGCATCACGTGAATCTGGCCCGGCGACGTGTGCGTTCGCAGGATGACGTTGGGCGTCGTCGTATAGAAGGTGTCCCACATGTCGCGCGCCGGGTGGTGCGGCGGGATATTGAGCAGCGTGAAGTTGTACTCGTCCAGTTCGACGTCCCGCGACCGGTACACCTGGAACCCCATCTCGGCGAAGATCGCGTAGATTCTGCGGAGCGTCTGCACGGCCGGGTGCAGGCGGCCTCGCGCCAGGGCGCGGCCCGGCAGCGTGACGTCGATTGCGCCGGCCGTGATGGCTCGCTCCAGTTCGCTGGCGCGCACGCGCTGGGCGGCGGCCTCACACGCCTGTTCCAGAGCCTGCCTGGCCTGGTTGGCGCGTTGGCCGAACTCGCGCCGCTCCTCTTTCGGGAGCGTTCCCAGCGTGCCGAGGGCGGCCACCACCGGCGCACTCTTCCCGAGATGGGCGACGCGCCAGGCATCGAGCGACGCGGAATCCGCCACTGCGCTCAGTGCGGCGAGGGCATCCCGCACCATCTGATCGAAGTCCATCGCCATAGCCATAGCTGTACAGAGTACAACGGCCGCCCCGTTGGTGTCACAGGCCTCCCCAAGGCAGCCGTTTGATCCGGGGCGCGACCTGCACTAAGGTAGCACGCACAAGACGTTCTCGATGCCTGGGTTCACTGGAGGCGGCGATGCGACTGCGTTACGGATGGATGGCTGGAGTGCTTGCGGTTCTGGTGTGCAACGCGTGCGGCGGGTCGTCGGTCACGACCACGACCGCACCAGCCGGCCAGCAGACGGCCCAGACGGCCGCGCCGGCCGATCAGGCGAAGGGAAGTTACCGGTTCGAGCGCAACGGGTGGATCTTCGTGCACCTGGAAGGCACTCCCGAACAGGTCGGCTTCCAGCACGGGTACCAGCTCGCTCCGGAGATTGCCGACCTGCTGAGGGTCGCGAAACCGTACCTGGAGAAGAGCTCGAAGCGGGACTGGGCCTTCTACCGGGACGCCGCCGAGAAGGTGTTGTGGCCGGGCGTCGATGACGAGTACCGCGCGGAACTGGACGGCATCGTCGCCGGTCTGGCGGAGAAGGGCGTCAAGGTGGATCGCTGGGACATCGTGGCCCTCAACGGCATCGAGGAGTTGCCGGACTACTACGTACCCTGGCTGAACAAACAGCAGGGGAAGCCCCCGCAGGGCAAGGCGCCGGGCAATTGCAGCGCGTTTGTCGCCACCGGTGACTGGACAAAGGACAAGCGCATCGTGATCGCTCACAACGCCTGGACCAACTACATCGTTGGCGAGCGCTGGAACATCATCTACGACATCAAGCCCGCCAAGGGCCACCGCATCCTGATGGACGGCCTGCCGGGCGTGATTACGAGTGCGGACGACTTCGGCGTCAACGATGCGGGGATCGCGATTACGGAGACCACCATCACGGGGTTCGAGGGATTCGATCCGAAGGGCACGCCCTACTTTTACCGGTCGCGCAAAGCGCTGCAGTATGCCGAGTCGATCGACGACTACGTGCGCATCATGGTGGATCGCAACAATGGCGGCTACGCCAACGACTGGCTGCTTGGCGACAACAAGACCGGCGAGATTGCGCTGTTCGAGCTTGGGCTCAAGAACTGGACCGTGGACAAGACGAAAAATGGCTACTTCGTCGGATCCAACTTCCCGGTCAAGGCCAAGCTCATCAAGGAAGAGACGAAGTTCGACGTGACCAACAAGGCCAGTTCACCCAATGCCCGGCGTGCGCGGTGGGAGCAGCTGATGGCGCAG
This is a stretch of genomic DNA from Acidobacteriota bacterium. It encodes these proteins:
- a CDS encoding sulfatase-like hydrolase/transferase; this translates as MMLARRSVIVFLLLRLIFAAFCVITSLYCLIAYIPFAYQQVIEFRVVSWTAVFAQLHPWLYWVAFACGAWTLRGDYRPGTRVLVAIVLFAGVATGITLAVSPLLTRVGNEWASLVWSAVWLMPLFAVALVDLAGTGRRIAWAPVPGGEYGRLLRTCLITAVALALLYAGLQPIRPRGVVLDLASAGVVAWSVILHLVVFTAIFVLLALIRGIASACRRPALVEFVLASAAGISILAAIIDKLILASVSMADVTGHLLGLWAAIAVGLTFAGWAVRLAPPDEPVVSGIGLALRPINALAGTSRVARVLMGLMWVAAAYWLAVATSEMDWNYLFQKLGVIAIATVGFAWVYRNVGSAPCSRRTTPTLLRGVPIAAVAIFAVVIVVPASLAMIHLPAGTHSSTIERYAAYDVSFRIVHDLTDLQPAPSNGEMSAFYALLRRHTNIPRTVTIVAPDVAMVPALRAPVGRTPHVFFLVIDSLRPDYLSPYNASVAFTPAIGKFASESTVFRNAFTRYGATGLSEPALWTGTAVPHQQYPNEYWRMNSLQKLLEAGQYQAFVSKDHILQRLLAPWPGLTELDQGLNARDYDVCRTLTELGGRITARNRNDGRPLFAYTQPQNVHIAAITREGATVPAGEHYPGFYAPVASRVHRLDACFGGFLDVLRREKVYDDSIIILTSDHGESIGEEGRWGHAYTLFPEVLKVPMIVHLPAWMRGASADPNLIAFTVDLTPTLYYLLGQRPVANNPLFGRPLFTDRPDEVTPYLRSQYVVASSYGPVYAAISDAGRSLYIADGVSNRDYAFDLTTGPGGTSHDVTDAVRTAGVKAIREMIGNMDRFSPPLRDRQ
- a CDS encoding ABC transporter ATP-binding protein; translation: MSIEEKKKVRFSNVWEEARVLVWAHRWRLALGLGLMLINRVVGLVLPATSKYLVDDVIGKHNADLLPLLALAAAGATAVQAATSFALSQVLSVAAQRAITEMRKNVHEHVMRLPVGFFDTTQTGQLISRIMTDAEGIRNLIGTGLVELTGGFVTAGLALGVLFYLNWRLTSVTLVVLLMFGALMAVAFMRLRPLFRERGQINAEVTGRLNQALGGVRVVKAYVAEKREELVFAKGAHRLLRNVAKSITGVSTVSAGATVIVGVIGVVMLVVGGRAMIANTMTLGDFLMYLLFTGLTVAPLVQIASISTQLSEAFAGLDRIREIRRMATEDQQDQTRAPMPDLVGDVRFEGVDFEYTAGVPVLKGVTFHAPAGTTTALVGSSGSGKSTLISLIMTFARPKAGRVLVDGHDLETVKLRDYREHLGIVLQDNFLFDGTVADNIAYARPHASREQIEAVSRLAHCDEFVRGFPEKYDTVVGERGVRLSGGQRQRVAIARALLAEPTILILDEATSSLDSESEAMIQDGLARLRTGRTTFVIAHRLSTIQSADQILVLEAGEIVERGTHESLLAINGRYRQLYDKQYRFERDRFINPGEDFTPEPPAPEPAQPVPGVSMRPGAL
- the pheT gene encoding phenylalanine--tRNA ligase subunit beta is translated as MRVPLTWLRDYVAIVDTPDELASRLTFAGLEVEEIEYVGLAPEQRPIAGLPATGRSGPPAVGIAWNPATIVIAQVLEVMPHPNADRLTLLRVDDGTGTEQIVLTGAPNLFPLKGTGPLATPMKVVYAREGAVLYDGHKPGREVMTLKRAKIRGVESKSMVCSEKELGISDEHDGIIVLDADAPVGMPAAAYMGDVVFTVKINPNMARNACIVGIAREIAALTDVPLITPATTVAATGAPLAGRVDVEIRDAALNPRFALGLIEGVAIAPSPYRVQRRLRLAGTRPINNIVDATNYVMFELGEPLHAFDWDVIRKRAGDTRPTIITRRAAPGETLTTLDHVGRTLDQDAVLVCDAAGPLSLAGVMGGAESEISASSTNILLEGAAWDFINIRKTVKAQGLPSEASYRFSRGVHAALAEWGVNRALGLMREWAGGSVAAGLVDRYPGKVDPPVVAITPADVERQLGVRMEIDQIVRILGALEFRCEVVEGTVRATAPEHRLDIGQGITGQADIVEELARIYGYERIPNTMLAEVIPPPHPNRELIIEERVRDLLVSLGLQEIVTYSLTSPEREARLAANSEPGEEPPYVRLANPIVVDRVVMRRTLLSGLLEIAAANARHADRLAFFEVGPVFLSRPDRVLPEEPVRIAMLLAGPRAMPGWQGADREPMDFYDLKGVIEGLAQAMQVPAISVEPAAHPSLIPGRSAKLLIGAEPAGHFGELHPAVAGRFGITGQRVLIAELDLATLTADVTDRHASRAVPTFPPVREDIAVIVSDEIPAAKVCAVVRAAGGPMLSGMALFDVYRGGQVGPGNKSLALSLTYQASDRTLTDVDAAKIRERIVRALQTELGATLRG
- the pheS gene encoding phenylalanine--tRNA ligase subunit alpha; amino-acid sequence: MAMAMDFDQMVRDALAALSAVADSASLDAWRVAHLGKSAPVVAALGTLGTLPKEERREFGQRANQARQALEQACEAAAQRVRASELERAITAGAIDVTLPGRALARGRLHPAVQTLRRIYAIFAEMGFQVYRSRDVELDEYNFTLLNIPPHHPARDMWDTFYTTTPNVILRTHTSPGQIHVMRERAPEPIRVILPGMCYRYEQITARSEIQFYQIEGLAIGRHITMADLKGTLTAFAHTLFGTAVRTRFRSDHFPFTEPSAEMDVECFVCDGAGCPVCKQSGWLEILGCGMVHPVVLENGGYDPREFSGFAFGMGPQRITMLMHKIEDIRYFFANDLRFLEQF
- a CDS encoding diacylglycerol kinase family lipid kinase — its product is MKIGVIINPASGPARSRQPAEILVEWTRAMLRRHGVDGSIAVIHGPGDGERLAREAVDRGAERVIAWGGDGTINSVATALVKTHVSLGIIPAGSGNGLARELGIPSRRASAMAVALGDCSRAIDAGTLNGHLFFNVAGIGFDAHVAHVFARAAGHRRGVMAYTATTVRELFRYVPSRYVVRDADGRVTREGGALFISMANTRQWGSGAQIAPQATPDDGHLDLVLVEARPPLLILAQLWRLYTGSVHRIGGTMTALVQDVSVTASPAAPVHVDGEPLGMTSDITVRVIPGALLVRVPG
- a CDS encoding C45 family autoproteolytic acyltransferase/hydrolase yields the protein MRLRYGWMAGVLAVLVCNACGGSSVTTTTAPAGQQTAQTAAPADQAKGSYRFERNGWIFVHLEGTPEQVGFQHGYQLAPEIADLLRVAKPYLEKSSKRDWAFYRDAAEKVLWPGVDDEYRAELDGIVAGLAEKGVKVDRWDIVALNGIEELPDYYVPWLNKQQGKPPQGKAPGNCSAFVATGDWTKDKRIVIAHNAWTNYIVGERWNIIYDIKPAKGHRILMDGLPGVITSADDFGVNDAGIAITETTITGFEGFDPKGTPYFYRSRKALQYAESIDDYVRIMVDRNNGGYANDWLLGDNKTGEIALFELGLKNWTVDKTKNGYFVGSNFPVKAKLIKEETKFDVTNKASSPNARRARWEQLMAQHKGAIDIELAKAFEGDKHDVITKKDGPNDRTLCGAVEDVARGIPEWDWAPYFPGGTVQAKAMDASMIGKLEMWAAMGRPCTGDFKADPFLTAHAEYGWMKGLLRDMKSEPWTRFATGMK